A DNA window from Haliovirga abyssi contains the following coding sequences:
- a CDS encoding LptF/LptG family permease — MKKLDKYILKSFIKSFLLGVMAFLIIFILSEMFRIIGYIMDGKLTPIQGFILLLNGLPTVMINVIPLGVLLGGLMTVNKMATNLEIMALKTSGVSFKRIILAPVILSGLISIGLLWFNNNVVPNSNKKYRELKNNEVYNVKESRIKTDVFMKGQGNYLTYIRLVNGNNISDSEIVLLDNSFSKIEKIITVKRGKYNIKLKKWYFSRVKINDIINNKIETMGFYEPDFFKETPSDLLRDKVREKEMNISELKDAANFIKKTGGDVKKILVAMYKKMAYPFAALIMSFIGLSLGSRYIRGASAVSIGLSVVIGYIYYVVTATTEALGVGGFLSPMLSGWIPDILFLVLGISLVKISEY; from the coding sequence ATGAAAAAATTGGATAAATATATATTAAAAAGTTTTATAAAATCATTTTTATTAGGAGTAATGGCATTTTTAATAATTTTTATTTTAAGTGAAATGTTTAGAATTATTGGATATATAATGGATGGGAAATTAACACCTATTCAAGGATTTATATTACTTTTAAATGGGCTACCTACAGTAATGATAAATGTCATACCATTAGGAGTTTTATTAGGTGGATTAATGACGGTAAATAAGATGGCTACTAACTTAGAAATAATGGCTCTTAAAACATCAGGAGTAAGTTTTAAAAGAATTATTTTAGCTCCAGTAATATTAAGTGGTTTGATTTCAATTGGATTATTATGGTTCAATAATAATGTGGTTCCAAATTCAAATAAAAAGTATAGAGAATTAAAAAATAACGAAGTATATAATGTGAAAGAATCAAGAATAAAAACTGATGTATTTATGAAAGGGCAAGGAAATTATTTAACTTATATAAGACTTGTAAATGGAAACAATATTTCAGATTCTGAAATAGTATTATTGGATAATAGTTTTTCAAAAATAGAGAAAATTATAACAGTTAAAAGAGGAAAATATAATATAAAATTGAAGAAATGGTATTTTTCTAGAGTTAAAATAAATGACATTATTAATAATAAAATAGAAACAATGGGATTTTATGAGCCAGATTTTTTTAAAGAAACTCCTTCAGATTTACTAAGAGATAAAGTTAGAGAAAAAGAGATGAATATAAGTGAATTAAAAGATGCAGCTAATTTTATAAAAAAAACAGGTGGGGATGTAAAAAAAATATTAGTGGCAATGTATAAAAAAATGGCGTATCCATTTGCAGCACTTATAATGAGCTTTATAGGATTATCTCTAGGAAGTAGATATATAAGAGGAGCATCAGCAGTAAGTATAGGATTAAGTGTAGTAATAGGGTATATATATTACGTTGTAACAGCTACAACAGAGGCATTGGGAGTTGGAGGATTTTTATCACCAATGTTAAGTGGATGGATACCAGATATACTCTTTTTAGTTTTAGGGATATCATTGGTTAAAATAAGTGAATATTAA